From Cryptococcus neoformans var. grubii H99 chromosome 6, complete sequence:
TCTCTACCTTTGTATCCCTTGTCACAGCCCATCCCATTCCTGCcgtggaagtggagggggtggaaagggaaCTGCCCTGAGGAACGAGGCCTTGCCATTCAGGACACTGGCGGGGCAAAGAAGCGAGTTGCCTTGCCGAATAGCCTGTGACGGACATCGCGTACGCCAACGTCGCTCTTCCAGTCAACACTCCCGTGAAGAGCTGATACACTAATTCAGCACTCTTCGCTCCCAACTGAGGATGTATCTCCAAAATCCCATCACCTTCACCCGTCGATCCGGCCAATTCGGCACCTTCAAGCATTTGCTTCAAAACAACCTGAAGACACCCCTCTTCAGAGGAGAATGAAAATTGGCGATGACGGAAATCGTATccgagaaggaaatgagcAATGTTAGGTGAGGTGTTGGATGGCGATGTACCAtcgatgaggatgtcgaGGATAACCGAACGAATAACCATGGGTAATTCTTCCTTGACCTGCTCGATATCCCCATGCAACGCTATCTCCTCTACTGCCTCCACACCTTGCTCCGGATCCTCACTTTCCACATCTAACCTCCTCACAAATCCTTGCAGAATCCGGATTGAATCATCTGAAACGTCCAACACGCCCGCCAACCGATTCACCTCACCCTTGTACTCCCCTTGGAACAAGTCTGATCGATTGAATACTGGAGAATTGGAGAGCAACGCGATAAGTTTGGTGGAGAGGTACGAGATCGTTGGGTCATCGTCACCTATCAACAAAGCGATATTGTTCACGTTTGTCAAATGTGCGAGAAGATGGTTATCCAGCGGCTGAAGGCCGTACGGTCGTTTCAGAGTATGTACTGGGTTTCGAGAGGGGTCGGTAAGAGCGAGTAGGAGTACGTCGGCAAAGACGAGTTGGAGTTCCATCACACGGTGGTAGATCCTCAATACCTGCCTCAAGACCTTGCTCACaattttcttcctttctccgTTGCCCCCCAAAGAAGCGGCACTGTCCAAAACCTCTGCGAGGACGGCAAATATATCACGTTCGCTTAGCAAACGGAGAATGACGATAAAGCCGGGTTCTTCACTCAGTTCCAGGGCGATCTGTCCGATTCCCCTACCTGATCCTCCTGCCCCTCCAACAGAACTCGCGCTCGAGCCGGAACCAGACCCGGAACCTAGGTTCAAAAGCTCACTCATATCGAATCCTAGCACCGCCCTCTCCAAAAATGCTGTCAACCCATCCAGGACCTCCCATCTCTCTGAATCCCTCGTATATCTCCTCATCTTGAGCGAAAGCAATATCCCATCGATAATTTGGAAAGTCCCCCGTCTCAGAGTGTTGCTCAACCTGGGACGAGTAGACGATAGAGTGGGTTTCCCTAATGCggatgagattgaggcGGTTCCCGATGTAGAGGATgccgacgaggaagagggagaaggtaaGAGGGCAGTGAGGAAACTGACGTAAGCACGACTCAGCTCGTATGTGCCCGCTTCCCCCTCCAAGAATCCCATCCTAATCAACCACCCCACCGGAGCTGgtatccttcctccttccagATACCTCACATCTGCATTCGGATCGCGGTACGATATCTTTTCGTAAAACCCTACTGACTGCGCAAGGACTTCGTCGTCCATTGGATCGTGGGAGGTAACGGAGGCTTCCGACTGAAATTGGGAAGGGCGAGAAGTGAAAGCAGTGATAGCATTGAGTATCGCCGCCTTCAAATGGAGTGGCACATTTTCGCAATTCACGAAATCCCAGAGCACACTAAGCGGGTGCGGTTTCATCTGCAATAACGCACCCCTCGCTGCGGGCGACCATTTCACCACCGTTTTCAACACTTCCGTCCAACCTTTACAtatctccacctcttccatgGGCATAGGGTCTAGCGATGGCGGAGGGTTACGTGTAGTTTTAATAGGTTCGTAAGCGTGGGGCATAATGTCGATGTAATGTTGATAGAACTTGAATAGAGCTGTCCAAGGGAGACGGGTGTCTTTGAGCCTTTCGTAGCTTATCGCCGCGCAGGAAGGACcagaagagattgaggatAACATTTCCCAAAAGGCTGGACCGGGGAAACCACCACGAGTATCGAGGATTGTACTGGTGAATGTCGGATTTTCCCACAAATCGAGAGCAGAatcaggaggaagggagcGGTAGATTGAAGCGAAAAGGCGGAGAAAGGTTTGGTAATTATAAACGTTAGCGTCGGCATTGGAAGTTGTGTGCGAAGGAGCTATAGCCGATCGTCGAATTAAAGCGTCTTCCTCCCTATTCCGCAAATTCCGCAAAAACTGTTTCTTTCCGGCGAGGATATTAACTATATCCTGCAACTGCCTAAACAAAAACTCGTCATTCGCCTTATCCGACGCAAGCGCAACCTTGACAAGCGAATCCGTGCCagcctccttcatctcgtCAGGCTCATCCCAGCCCCTTTCTTGGCGGATAGAGATGACCATCTCGTGCAAGAACAGGAATGCGCCGTTGGCGATAGAGTCGAGCAGccatccttccatttcatGTTGGTCAATACCTGTTTGGATGACACTGGGGTCGTGCTTGATGCAAGATAGATAGAAGAGGGACCAGGAGAGTTTGATGGATTCTCGAAGACGAGGGACGGCCCATCGTTCTTGAAGCTACATTGTGCATGTGTTAGTCTGACTAGGTTAGTGAACGATGGCAGTACGCACGGCGAGACTCGAGGCAAGTTTGAGGAACTTGATATCGTGACACCAATCCTCGgcaaccttttccttcttcatcagctCTATTATTCTCATAAACTTGTAGCCACACCAAAAGATAAACTCACATCATACCTGGCATCCGACGCATCCAGCACTTCCAGAGGCTTCCATGCCGCCCAAACGCTCGCTGCCACCAGACCCACTACAGcatccatcctttccaccttCGTCAACCACTTCAAAACCCTTATAACCTGGCCTCTTCCCAATCTGCCTCCTTCCGCAATCAATGCAAGTATCCCTGCCAACTTGTTCTGCTCGGCTCGGAGAGCTGTAACCCGGAATTGTTGAAGTTCGTACCCCTGTCCCGAAGACGAAGCGGAcaggagggaagagatttTCGTTTGAAGAATAGACAATTGGCTGAGTATCTGGTCTACCAAGGtcccctctttcccacCGCCATCTGCAAGAGCCACTTTCGCCCCCAACAAATCTTCCACAAACTCCTTCAACCCCTCCCACCCACTCCCCATCATATCCCCCTGCTCTAACACCACCCTCAACAGTTCCTTTAAAAAATCGAGTAAATCGGTCTGCCATCTATGTAACAAGTAAATCGAAATTTCCGGGGTGGAGCGTGAAGGATAGACAGCGCGGTGTGTTTCTGCTTGAAGAGAGAGcacagaggagaagagatgtgaaagagagaggaaggatgagagggcGTTTGTTGCGTTGAGAAGGTCGCCGGTGACGTTTATTGATGTCCCATTGGCAAGCTCTATTGGGTCTAAGCGAAGCGCATGTCAGCTCAACACATCAAATCACTCAGTCCAGTGTGACTGCGAGTGCAATATAGACTcactcttctcaacaaACTCCTTATCCTTGTCATTACTTCCCGGCAAAGCAGTGAGGTTCAACAACCATGGTCTCGCCTGCTCAAGAGTTGCGTAGAGTTTtcgcaaagaagaagtggtaGGCTGTGTGAGTACGCGGGCGAGAATATGTTGTAGATCTGAGAACTGATCTGGATCCCACTG
This genomic window contains:
- a CDS encoding nuclear pore complex protein Nup205 → MSVLPIQQWDPDQFSDLQHILARVLTQPTTSSLRKLYATLEQARPWLLNLTALPGSNDKDKEFVEKNPIELANGTSINVTGDLLNATNALSSFLSLSHLFSSVLSLQAETHRAVYPSRSTPEISIYLLHRWQTDLLDFLKELLRVVLEQGDMMGSGWEGLKEFVEDLLGAKVALADGGGKEGTLVDQILSQLSILQTKISSLLSASSSGQGYELQQFRVTALRAEQNKLAGILALIAEGGRLGRGQVIRVLKWLTKVERMDAVVGLVAASVWAAWKPLEVLDASDARYDVAEDWCHDIKFLKLASSLALQERWAVPRLRESIKLSWSLFYLSCIKHDPSVIQTGIDQHEMEGWLLDSIANGAFLFLHEMVISIRQERGWDEPDEMKEAGTDSLVKVALASDKANDEFLFRQLQDIVNILAGKKQFLRNLRNREEDALIRRSAIAPSHTTSNADANVYNYQTFLRLFASIYRSLPPDSALDLWENPTFTSTILDTRGGFPGPAFWEMLSSISSGPSCAAISYERLKDTRLPWTALFKFYQHYIDIMPHAYEPIKTTRNPPPSLDPMPMEEVEICKGWTEVLKTVVKWSPAARGALLQMKPHPLSVLWDFVNCENVPLHLKAAILNAITAFTSRPSQFQSEASVTSHDPMDDEVLAQSVGFYEKISYRDPNADVRYLEGGRIPAPVGWLIRMGFLEGEAGTYELSRAYVSFLTALLPSPSSSSASSTSGTASISSALGKPTLSSTRPRLSNTLRRGTFQIIDGILLSLKMRRYTRDSERWEVLDGLTAFLERAVLGFDMSELLNLGSGSGSGSSASSVGGAGGSGRGIGQIALELSEEPGFIVILRLLSERDIFAVLAEVLDSAASLGGNGERKKIVSKVLRQVLRIYHRVMELQLVFADVLLLALTDPSRNPVHTLKRPYGLQPLDNHLLAHLTNVNNIALLIGDDDPTISYLSTKLIALLSNSPVFNRSDLFQGEYKGEVNRLAGVLDVSDDSIRILQGFVRRLDVESEDPEQGVEAVEEIALHGDIEQVKEELPMVIRSVILDILIDGTSPSNTSPNIAHFLLGYDFRHRQFSFSSEEGCLQVVLKQMLEGAELAGSTGEGDGILEIHPQLGAKSAELVYQLFTGVLTGRATLAYAMSVTGYSARQLASLPRQCPEWQGLVPQGSSLSTPSTSTAGMGWAVTRDTKVETSSETLVAYLEFQRWIISSASLEIFTYDGHGASASRIAQILFNGQTQALSDSGDVGDGEGENQLPPLLIDLLNSVDVQWVEEPTDNRQLEFYASFDFDAYKRPEVDWWDIKGLGASLTAFKKQLERQGAITQASIPGVDAEAEYVLRRLGGKNRETDVAIAKGNFLAAWNELLKVGLTLLFSRHITEDHQEAILFDLLEGLLARLDGEINLAPGVEDLLCESVLVVMTTLAGVLQKFEGVNLPVEQLGAVLAKVVDAATRPGSTETARGNLYAAITQYLQLIIPANSNITDDRSISGSTVDPLASFSSTTMLQRITLQIFAAKKERLVPGLCRDAMDDRDVWKTQCFALLGGIVSICQGERDRHVVAPLVTNGYLPLFVRSVKEREGALMECLTPDAENLHAYWVFEAKVAFLIALASTRKGSEDLLDAGIFEIFATCGFINIQLNEGMLDEYAGGEIVERQHRVLVASLQLLTRVLSSLHKSARSGAGHAISFLNAHREAILALVREPQQNLTVTALDECRLVVSILAMVVHKVPSEDLYSPSSFGAFHLAVLSAAAHAFDKNTWIEIAEENSKIESQMVLLNQVLLAFLTAATNGLKAGSGNPVFITGVQRSHGSAVKYIASAPSLQMAVSLLSDLAETTQEVSNQYEVILDRMQDGSDLEEEDVEKLRNEFIGDAPLSDDLIKVAFIARSQMLFNMIESLLLLIWRHLLFYANDVRGSLAPIRPENLSPSLSAFAMSQQAQMEASRSNAGTMKMLERVAAGLRGTLIRLDDMEVNLELRRLATGGGARGDAYYGMLVRRLKEIVAGLVGEREIMGEDQQ